The stretch of DNA gaccaggctggcctcgaactcacagagatccacctgcctctgcctcccgagtgctgggattacaggcatgcgccaccaccacctctgggCAAAACCTTAGTTTTATTACTAGTCCCCCCTCTCCCCCCGccaggcagggtttccctgtgtagctttgtgcctttcctggaactcacttggtagctcaggcaggctggccttgaactcacagagatccgcctgcctctgcctcccgagtgttgggattatagtcgtgcaccaccaccacccggctattactagtttttatttagtgttttgaagCATTTCTTTGCCTTGGTAAACCATTATTAAAACTGGATGGGTGTAAGTTTAAAAGATTCCAAATGCTGCTTAAtcagacattaaaaaatagaCCTGGCTTTGGTAATGTCAAGAGTAAAATTTGATTTTAGGTGGATTCTCTGgtctcattaattttttttttcttagctgagtttatttttcgagatagggtttctttgtgtagccctggttgttctggaacctctctgtagaccagggtggcctcaattCAGATGTGTCTGttgctgcctctggaatgctgagttaaaggtgtgtgctagcatACCTGgctttagttttttattttaattaattgattaattaatttattttgggaAGGATGTCTCTAcatactcctggctgtcctggaactctttatgtagaccaggctgtcctcaaactttcagagatccatccacctgcctctctgcctccctagtgctgagatcaaaggtggtGTACCCCATCATACCCAGCCTAATTATGTCTTcgtaatttcaatttttattggCAACTGTGTGTGCagtatgaatgcatgtgtgtatgtgagtacacaTTTATGCAGATTTTGTGAAGGCCAGATGGCTCTTCACATTATTTACTGAGGGTAGGGTATTGATGTTATCCATAGTTTGCCAGTCTAGTTAGCCAGTATGCAATGGGTAGTCCCTTGTCTGCCTGTAGTACAGGCTCACCAGATTCACCTGGTTCTCACTATATGGGAACCTGGACTTTGAGCTTTACAGGGTAGAATTTTTCCCGGAGtcatctccttgatctccttgatctccttgaTTCTTGATATAGTGGCTCCACAGTCATATATTTTGCCTCATGAATGACATTTTAAGAGGTATAGACTTCAACATATGCCTGCCAAAAAATCTGTAGTAAGCACAGATTTGTTAGAATGAAAATAAACTTGTAAAGATAACCACTTTAATTATTGAAGAACAGTTAATTTATTTGTTCTCATTTGCCATAATACACAGGATCTTTTTATTGtgtagtcattttttttcttagtacaTATTTATCAAGAAGATGTCCtgtgctagggagatggcttggcagttgaGAGCaaatactgctcttccagagaacctgagtttggttctcagtacccacattgggcttctcataactgcctgtaactccaggttccAGAGATCTTTCTGGTCTCTGTAGACGGACAGATGGAGCAgagggatggacacacacacattctcttattctctctctctctctctctctctctctctctctctctctctcacacacacacacacacacacacacacacacacacacactcacacacacactcacagacagacagacataattCGTTTATTATCTATATTCATTCAATCATTTTACTTAAttggtttttcgaggcaaggtttctctgtgtagacctggctgtcctggaactcgttctatagaccagtctggtttgaactcaagagatccacctacctctgctttccGAGTACTGTAGCTATAATTTTTCTAGTCTtgtctggcctacagtcaggacaaatctctctcacctgccagtcccacagccactcagacccaaccaagtaaacacacagagacttatattacttataaaccgtgtggctgtggcaggcttcttgctaactgttcttatatcttaaattaacccatttctattaatctataaagttgccacgtggctcgtggcttaccagtacctcacatctcacttttcatggcggcggctggcagcatctctctgactcagccttccactttccagaattctcctctctccttatcctgcctatacttcctgcctggctactggccaatcagtgttccatttattaaccaatcagagcaacacacttaacatacagaacaccccacagcagtgtgtgccaccactgtctggctgaaaaaaaaaatattttcaaaagaaggaaGATACTCCAGTTACTGTTTTGAAACTTTCTACATCTTTAGTTTGGGGGTGTACTTTTGATTCTATAATTcaaagatagttttaaaaaagttcagaagattcttttttaaaaaatgatttatttttattttatgtttattggtgtttgacctgcatgtatgtctatgtgaggctGTTGGAttctctgtaactggagttacagatagttgtgaggtgccatgtgggtgttgggaattgaaccagctCCTCTGTAAGATTATTCAgtactcttaagtgctgagccatctctccaactccagaaAGTTCTTTCTTAAATGATAGGTGGAAGGCTCTAGTATAGAGCATGGCATATAGCTAGGCCACAGGAATTATTTACATAAAtgataaagaaggaaaagaaggggggctggagagatggctctggttaaaagcactgactgctcttccagaggtcctgagttcagtttccagcaaccacatggtggctcaaaaccacccgtaatgagatctggtgacctcttctggcctgcagggacacatgcagacagagcactgtatacataataaataagtaaatcttttaaaaaaagaaggaaaaaaatgtttttgtttgttttccaaatggGATTTAAGTATATATAGGcttgcaatcctcttgcctccctaAATGCAGGGGACAATTGTGTGCAACTAGGAGATACGCTTTATTAAGTGAAGATAGCCTAAGCAGTTAATTCTTtacttgaaaaaggaaaaaaaatgaagatatttagATCACTATTGggagaaatatattttatcaacATTCATTGGAtgattgattgagacagggtcttgctatatagttcaGTCTGGCCTCAAAACTCCAGATCCTGCTTTATTTAGCCtcacaagtgttgggattacaaatgtgcccCATTAGATttggctgtttatttatttattgaaacccAATTGgtttctgtagcctaggctagcctcaaacacactacactttctgtctcagcctcccaggtgctgagattacaggtgtgagccacaatgcctgacttttgttttgtttttcaagacagggtttttctgtgtagctttgtgcctttcctggaactcgctttggagaccaggctggcctcgaactcgcagagatccgcctgtctctgcctcctgagtgctgagattaaaggcatgcaccaccacctccctgctAACACAATGCCTggtttatttcattctttaatcCATGAGTTTATATGACTAGAGTCTGAATCTAGGCTGAGTGGGTTATGAATAAGATTCAGTGTTGTATATTATTCTAACACTTCAAGAGGATTAGGGCTTAACTTCAAGGCCTGTGTAGATTTATCAGTTTTGATTTATTGCTGCTAGAACATTTTATAAATGGTCATGTTTTATAAATCAATTTTGTATATAATCAAGGCTATCTGAAATACTATCATTTATGGTAAACAtgcctgtagctagagtttttctctccaggtcctgccaagccccggcagtcagatagcccacttataaaataaacacacagatgaacccagggccttgtgcttgctaggcaagtgctctaccaacctttttttcttttttcttttttaaagacagggttcctctgtatagctttggagccttttctggaattcactctgtagcccaggctagctcacagagatcctcctggctctgcctcccgagtgctgggattaaaggtgtgcacccccttCTCCAAAGAAGGGGGGGGGCGgtggagctgaagagatagctcacaATTAGCAACactgagaacactggctgctttcacAGAGAaccaggatttgattcccagtacccacatggcagctcacaagcatctgtattTCTAGCTCCAGAGGATGTAGTACCTTCTTTTTgcctccaagagcaccaggcatgcaggtaaaacgcagacatgcatgcagacgaaatactcaaacacatcaaaaaatggagtaatttttttttaaagatttatttattatgtatacagaagagggcgccagatctcattacagatggttgtgagccatcatgtgggtactgggaattgaactcaggacctctggaagaatagccggtactcttaaccgctgagccatctctccagtcctttaatttttaggtttagtccattatcatcatgtcagggagcatgtcAGCTGGTAAACATTGTGTTGGAGAAATAGccaagagctacatcctgatccataggcaaaGAGAGActgacactgagcctggcttgggattttgaaacctcaaagcccaccactgATGACagatttcctccaacaaggccatatctccccATCCTTCTCAAGTTGTGCTACTTGCCTGgtggctaagcattcaaatatatggaaGTTATTATtcttattcacaccaccacatatgtttatataaagCATTTCAGATTAGTTTCAGAAATTGGGATCATAGAGAATCCAAGCAGGACTCTGTAGCTCCAGTTTGTGAGACCTGAGGCCAAACTGCCTCTCTATACCTGTTGTTGAGAATCCatcttctccttccattcttcTACAGTCACTATCCAGTTAGGGTTGATACTCTGGTTCTCTCCCCTGTAAAGGCCTTACATCTGGTAGTTGATTACTCATTCTATCTGTGTTTCACTTTTAGTAATCAAATCATTCTTTATGATAAATGTGGAAGTAAGCTGAGATTGTCTCAATGAAGGCCACAGACAGTGGTAGGAGTAGAGAtggtttttaataaaaagaagtaaCACTAGATTAAtgggctgggatgcagctcagctggtaaaaatgCTTTCTTAGCATACATGGAGTAGCTTTGGGTTGAGTCCCCAGCACTTtttaagccaggcatagtggcaatGCCTCAGtcccagtgcttgagaggtgGGCACAAGAAAATCAGAGATTTGAAGTTTCATGCTTAGTTAccatgtgagtttgaggacacccTGTTGGAAAATAGAGAGGAGGACATAGATGAAAGAAAACTACTAGGTTGGGAGTCTGTAGACTCAGCTCTTTATTGCTAGTACCTGGCTGTATAATCTATGAAAATCTATTTTGATTAAAATGAAGCCACAGGAACTATTGATTTCCATGGTCACTCAGTCACAAGCCTTATGTTTTATGATTCTGTCATTGCTTGTATATTAGATGCCAGCCTATTGCCAACAATGAtagaaagtgggaaaaaaaaattccgGCTTTTGACCAAGGCCTAGTGAGCAGTGGGAGTATAATGCAATAGCTGTTAGTTGTACCAGGGGGACAAATTGAGGGTAGAGGAGTGTGGAAGGCTTCCTGTGGAGGTCATAATTGAGTTGAAGGAagaactctctctccctctgtctgtctgtaatcATGACATGTTTTCTAACAGTGTGGGTGAGAGTTGGATTATAGAGTTTTAGTGATGCAGTatttggggatgggaggagaatgGGTTTTGGATTTTAAAGGCAGTTCGAAGGATTTTCAAAGGATAAGCCTGTAGTTAGGTTTATGTTTTAGAACAATAAATCATTGGCAGAATAGCAGATGAATTGATTGGATTGGATGAAGTGGAGGCAAGGAGATAAGTGGGAAAACATTTAGTTTTCCAAGTGAGAAACAACTGAGGCATTAGTAGTCAAATGGGTAAAATTTAGAGGATGGATGAGCAGATTTTAGGAGCTAAGGGCAGAGCACTGATAGCAGGTGGAGTAGAGATGACTGGTCTGGAAGGTTTCAAAAGTGGAAGATGGTGTCAGCATCCATCCAAGAGAAGAAGGGGTAGAGGTGGAAGATTAAGAGAAGGTGGGTTAGGAAAGACAAGTGTAGTTATATATGTGAAGCTTGAATTACCCCTGAAGAGAGATTCATTGAGTCTGAAGTCCAGGAGATTTGAGTTGGAGGCAAAGTCAATAGCTGTCTAGGCTGATTCTTGAAGATTGTGGAAAGCAGTTTTAAAGTTTGGGTGATTATTGATTCATGATTGCCAGAAGATTGTGTGTACTAgtttgtgtctgtgcatgcatatCCTGTTTTTATGGGGGTCTGTGACCTAGTAAAGATTCCAAAGGAATAAGGGAATGGAATTGAGGAGACTCTTagatcctgtctatttaaaaacctgctgctgccacctcctgagttttgggattTAAAGGCGTGAGATTTGATTCTTTAAGTCTCTTTGTTGTAGTCAGTCTGAATTGTTGGCATTGCATTTTAGTTTAGTTCTGTTTTTGTCATTCtaggttttattttatgattGTTATTACTGTCAGATCCAGTGTTctcaggatttttgttttaagtcATTGACATTTGTTAAGTGTTTGAAGTGCCTGtcagttgtgtgtgtttgtgtgtatctcaGCTTCCCCACCCTAGTTTTTCTTTCCTAGTATTCTgatcaaagttttttttttttttttttttaaactaccccACTGTTAGAATGGATAATCGGGAAGACTGTGCTTCAGTTGGGTGTATTGGTGCTTTCTGAACAAATGACTGTGTTACTCACATAGGTGGCTTACTAATACATACTGTATGTATTTTCTCTAGTGTTGGGTTTTGGATTTGTGAACTGCATGTGCCAGACTACCTAACTCTTGTcaacttttttttatatataatgtagCTCGGGTTGTCCTTAAACTCCAACTTCTGCCCtctgaatgctgagatcacaggtgtgtgtgtgtgtgtgtgcgcgccctTCCATATCTGCCTTAGAGTACTTCATCTAAAGTTTGCTGGAATATAGTGTAGTATGTTGACACTAGCAGCAACTttttatatattgtgtttttacCATGTTTTGAATTGTGTCAAGAGGACATATTGAGAGATTGGCTTATTTGTTAGTGTAGTTTACATTGTGTTTATGTAATGATACAGTCTAATGATAAATTTCAGAATGTGTCCCTGTTGCTCAGGATTGTATATgcacttaagagaaaaaaaaaaaaaggatttatgtgtgtgtccttAGATTGAGCcaagaatattctttttaaattaaaaaattacatatatatatatgtatgtatatatatatatatatatatgtatgtatatatatatatatatatatatatatatatatttgtgtgtgagtgttttgtttgtatgtgcacctctacatgcatgcctggttcctgcagagattgaaagagggtgtcagaaccttTGGGACTGCTTTGGGACCGGAGTTAAGAGACAGGTTGTGAGCAGCCACATGAGGACCggaaatcaaactctggtcctctggaagagcagccagaactttctaaccaatgagccatctctccagcccctttatttaactttttaaaagaaacgaATTATTTCTAAAGTGATTTTGCCATTTTCACATCTCACCTGTATATAAGTATTTCTAAGTATTTTTCTccctaaaaatttaaatattcttggTGCCGTTTTAAGTAAATGTTTCTGAGAAATACTAATTACTGAGGTTCATCATACATAGAAACACAACTTTACAGTTACACGTTTTGTTATGGCCTTCCTAAACTCATTGGTTCTAAGAGTTCCTGGTGTGGCTTTCTTGGGATTATATATGGATTACAGATACAGATATGCTCTTAGTTTTACATCTTCTTCCAATCTGCATGCCTTGATTCCCTTTGCTCTTGTTCAGtacctcctcctttcttcttccttcacacCTAGGACCTCAGATGTAACTTTGAATGGGAGCAAGCGAGTTTGCTGTAGGTTaaagtttaatcccagcatttgggaggcagaggcaggtggatctgtgagttcaagtccagcctggtccgcaaagtgagttccaggatagcgaGGCCACgaagagacaccctgtcttgaaaaacacaaacaaacaaacaaaaagttgtttTTAGTTTGCTGGAAATTCATGTTATAAATGGAAAGGTTTTTGGGTtgtattttagattatttttctgTCATGTTAGTGATTGTTGTGTCTCCTCTTCATAATGGCCTTAACATTAGTACcatgggtctttttttttcttccttcccttgagacaaggtttctctgtgtagctttgcacctttcctggaactcactctatagcccaggctggcctagaactcacagagatccacctgcctctgcctcctgagtgctgggattaaagacgtgcatcaccaccacccagcctagtACCATGGGTCTTAATATTTTTTTGTCATCTGATTTTTGGTGttacttaaaagttaaaaatgaaggtgttggggatttagctcagtggtagagctcttgctaggccctgggttcagtcctcagcttcagaaaaagggaaaaaaaaaaaaaaagagtcaagggAGACAGCTGAGTGGTTAAAGGGCTTGTTGTGTAAGCATGGGAAGGTGAGTTTGGATTCTTAGctcccatgtaaaagccaggcgcGGGGGTGCCTGTCTGACTAACCCCAGCACTGGTAGGGTGGAGACAGGCTGACGACCTGTGGAGATTGGCAGAGGCATCTCCCTCAtgtggacctctggcctcctccacATGCGTGTGTACAAGGTCAGTTAcatccctcacagacacacaacaaCACTGAACACCACCAAGGTTGCTTTAGTTTTCGTAggatttcagtttttattttataatgttacttgcacTATGtctattcagtttttaatttttgtgtcagTTTCAGTGCTTATCTGGCAATTTGTCCAAGTTGATTGATTTGTTGGCATAAAGTTGTTGAGGGTATCTTTCAGGTCTTTACATTTCTGTAGGACACTGGTAAGATACTCCGATagcttttatttctagttttgttatttttttcctcctgggTAAACTTAAATTTAGTTTTTGAAACCAAGTGTTGCTTTGTGAtagaggctagccttgagctaTAGACTGAGCGCTCTGCCCAGCTCCCTTTTCTGGTCTTCATTTGTTTTGTCCTGCTTAAACTTGTGTTGTCCTAgtacagtggaaggagaaagggcTTGAGGCTGACTCAGTTTTCTGATGCAGACAGATTGAGAGACTGTTGCCCAGACTGGTTTTCAATTCCCAGGCCTAAtttatccttctgcttcagcttcctaagTAAGTAGCTAAGACTACAAgcgtgtaccatcatgcctggctcaggCTAGACCCTTTAAAAGTTAACAGCTTCCCTCTAATCAGTCTGGACTGTCTCTCCTATTGTtgatatgtttctatttttgctaAGTAAATGCTTTCTAGTTTTGTTTATGATGTTTTTTGACTTAAAGATTGCTTTAGGtatatgtttaatttaaaaatatttgtctcaaaaaaagaaaaactatttggacattttccttttgattttcaatttttattgcaCATGACACTTTTTTGGTTTGATTTAGAAGATGAGAAGACTGTTTTGGGTCAACTATGAACCATTTGAATTGGGAGCTAAGAAACAATTGCATCTGTGGGAGTGTGAGGAATGGCAAGAGGACTGAATCTACCATATTTCTAGGTCATTTGTAATTGGATAGCAGTCTCAGGTTgggagacgtgtgtgtgtgtgtgtgtgtgtgtgtgtgtgtgtgtgtgtgtgtgtgtgtgtgtgtgtgtctgtgtctgtgtgtgtgtacatgtgcgggTCTTGTGTGTAGGCAGAGGATAGAGGAGAGGACATCagatgtcctgctctatcactgtGTCTTAGAGCATTGAAATGAagtctcattgaacctggagctggagGCCGATGAGCTCCAACAACCCTCCCCACTATCTTACCCTTGTTTGTTAGGTTGACTGGTATGTGCCACTACAaccagtgtatgtgtgtgtgtggtttctggtGATTTGAGAGCAGCTCCACATGCTTGCATCACACATGTTGTTAGCCAGTgtccttaccagctgagccaactACCCAGCCCCATTTCCACTTTCATAATATGTTGCTGCACTTAGGATGCCCATGGCTTACTATATACAGTTATTTTGAATTCTGTCATTTAGAGTTAGGATCCAGTATTATTTTCCGTTTTATTTATTGTAATCAGTTTAAATATAATAGCCCACAACAGTGTATAGAGGTAAGTTTTTACATTGGAAAAGAGTTTGTAttgaggcaggcatggtggcacacaagtgtccccatccccaccccctgttCTTTTGAGTTAGAGgttctgtagtcctggctgtcctggaactcactgtgtagcccaggctggcctcggactcacagagatgaacctgcctctgcctcccgagtgctggggtcacaggcgtGCCCCGCTGTGTCTGGCTTATGTTTCCTCATGTTGTTGACCTGTGGAAGATCTTGAGTTGAACAAAACTCTCTTTCCTTTCAGCAAATGAGATTCTTGCTCATTGGGGTCACATCTTGATCTTCTTAAAAGCTTATGGTTCATATATGTAATAACTGGTTGAAATTACATTTGTGCTGATTGTTCAGTAAGTTGTCTATTATGTTGTGTTAGTTGGAGGTCGTAAGGGTTTTTGGCCACTGAGCTTTACCTCTTGATAGCCTTTGGAGAGAAGACCGTAAGAAGGTTGGTGGTAACATTTTGTGGACACGACCAGAATCAAGGAAGACTGGTTTAAGATGACAGAGTGGAGAATTACCGAAATGAAGAGAGCTGTTGAGTATTTCTCCAGTTATCTCTGTATACCCCACCTCCCAGTCTAGTGAGTTTAACCAATTTCAGTTTTAAGAGAATAATAGCTGAACTCTATtatctgaaactgtaaatgagttTTACTAAAATCtatgttttcctcctcctcttcaggacATTTGCTACAAGATCCTATTGCACCCACCAACTCCACCTGCCAACACTATGTCTGCAAAACTTGTAAAGGCAAGAAAATGATGATGAAACCTTCATGTAGCTGGTGCAAAGACTATGAGCAGTTTGAGGAGAACAAGCAGCTAAGCATCCTAGTGAACTGCTACAAGAAGCTATGTGAATATATAACCCAGACGACATTGGCGCGGGATATTATAGAAGCAGTTGACTGTTCTTCTGATATTTTAGCTTTGCTTAATGACGGATCATTGTTttgtgaggagacagagaaacCTTCAGATTCATCCTTCACTCTGTGTTTGACACATTCCCCTTTACCTTCAACCTCAGAACCCACAGCTGATCCTCAAGCTAGTTTGTCTCCAATGTCTGAAAGCACCCTCAGCATTGCTATTGGCAGTTCTGTTATCAATGGTTTGCCTACTTACAATGGGCTTTCAATAGACAGATTTGGTATAAACATCCCTTCACCTGAACATCCAAATACTATTGACGTGTGTAATACTGTTGATATAAAAACTGAGGATCTGTCTGACAGCCTGCCACCTGTCTGTGACACGGTAGCCACTGACTTATGCTCCACAGGTATTGATATCTGTAGTTTCAGTGAAGATATAAAACCTGGTGACTCTCTCTTGCTAAGTGTTGAGGAAGTACTCCGAAGTTTAGAAACTGTTTCAAATACAGAGGTTTGCTGTCCTAATTTGCAGCCAAACTTGGAAGCCACTGTATCCAATGGACCTTTTTTGCAGCTTTCTTCCCAGTCTCTCAGCCATAATGTTTATATGTCTACCAGCCCTGCACTTCATGGGTTATCATGTACAGCAGCAACTCCGAAGGTAGCAAAGTTGAATCGAAAAAGATCCAGATCTGAAAGCGACAGTGAGAAAGTTCAGCCACTTCCAATTTCTACCATTATCCGAGGCCCAACCCTGGGGGCATCAGCTCCCGTGACAGTGAAGCGGGAAAGCAAAATCTCTCTTCAACCTATAGCAACTGTTCCCAATGGAGGCACAACACCCAAGATCAGCAAATCTGTACTTTTATCTACTAAAAGCATGAAAAAGAGTCATGAACATGGATCCAAGAAATCCCACTCTAAATCCAAGCCAGGTATTCTTAAAAAAGACAAAGCAGTAAAGGAAAAGATTCCTAGTCATCATTTTATGCCAGGAAGTCCTACCAAGACTGTGTACAAAAAGCCCCAGGAAAAGAAAGGATGTAAATGTGGGCGTGCTACTCAAAATCCAAGTGTTCTTACATGCCGCGGCCAACGCTGCCCTTGCTACTCTAACCGGAAAGCCTGCTTAGATTGTATATGTCGTGGCTGCCAAAACTCCTATATGGCCAATGGGGAGAAGAAGCTGGAGGCATTTGCGGTGCCAGAAAAGGCCTTGGAGCAGACCAGGCTCACTTTGGGCATTAATGTGACTAGCATTGCTGTGCGTAATGCAAGTACTAGCACCAGTGTAATTAATGTCACAGGGTCCCCAGTAACGACATTTTTAGCTGCCAGTACACATGATGATAAAAGTTTGGATGAAGCTATAGATATGAGATTCGACTGTTAAATCAGTGGGTCTTGAAACCTACCTACCCCTGGTAGGAAATAGCTACAGTTCTACGGCAGCTATGGTTCTGTTGGTTTAACTTGCCGGAGCTCCTGCATATAGATCACTTGTATCAAGTGTTTTCATTGCTAAGTTATATGTGTTAGTGTCGGGGAAATAGTTTGCAGATAATGGAGGAGTAACCCTACAACTATATGTTCTTAGTTCTTACAGAACCTCATAGTTTGAGAACAAATGCTGATGCAACTGATTTATACAAAATGAACTTTGGCAaggaaaataataacaataacctCATTGTTTATGGTCATGCTTTGTGCATAATCAAAGTTGATGATTAAATGTAAGGAAGTGGTATCTAGTCAGTCCATAAAGAttgtgctaattttttttttttttttttttcatttttttgtggaAAAGTAGCCATTAGTTTATCAGGAGCCTTTGCTGCCTTCAGATGCCGCAGTGATATTTCTCCTGTTGAAAAGCTGATGTGTCCAGCTCAACCTTTGTGCTGACATAGTACCATTTCTGATCATGAAAATTGGCTACTGGCGTGTATGTAGCAGTTTTTAAATCAGCAGtattatgaaagaaaatttcCCCCTCATTAGAATGTTTTAAgaaatctgtcttttaaaaagtgaacaaatAAATTCTGTCAGACCACAA from Onychomys torridus chromosome 7, mOncTor1.1, whole genome shotgun sequence encodes:
- the Msl2 gene encoding E3 ubiquitin-protein ligase MSL2, which encodes MNPVNATALYISASRLVLNYDPGDPKAFTEINRLLPYFRQSLSCCVCGHLLQDPIAPTNSTCQHYVCKTCKGKKMMMKPSCSWCKDYEQFEENKQLSILVNCYKKLCEYITQTTLARDIIEAVDCSSDILALLNDGSLFCEETEKPSDSSFTLCLTHSPLPSTSEPTADPQASLSPMSESTLSIAIGSSVINGLPTYNGLSIDRFGINIPSPEHPNTIDVCNTVDIKTEDLSDSLPPVCDTVATDLCSTGIDICSFSEDIKPGDSLLLSVEEVLRSLETVSNTEVCCPNLQPNLEATVSNGPFLQLSSQSLSHNVYMSTSPALHGLSCTAATPKVAKLNRKRSRSESDSEKVQPLPISTIIRGPTLGASAPVTVKRESKISLQPIATVPNGGTTPKISKSVLLSTKSMKKSHEHGSKKSHSKSKPGILKKDKAVKEKIPSHHFMPGSPTKTVYKKPQEKKGCKCGRATQNPSVLTCRGQRCPCYSNRKACLDCICRGCQNSYMANGEKKLEAFAVPEKALEQTRLTLGINVTSIAVRNASTSTSVINVTGSPVTTFLAASTHDDKSLDEAIDMRFDC